A single window of Streptomyces griseoviridis DNA harbors:
- a CDS encoding OsmC family protein, whose translation MTDNSSRSVTVERTSTGRFTATNPRGGTLDFGTGAAGDTTFTPVELLLAALGGCTAVDVDVATSRHAEPSRFTVSVAGTKVDDELGQRLTDLAVTFHVTFPDGEGAERARAILPRAVRTSHDRLCTVSRTVEVGTPVATAVEEG comes from the coding sequence ATGACCGACAACTCCTCGCGCTCCGTCACCGTCGAGCGCACCAGCACCGGCCGTTTCACGGCGACGAACCCGCGCGGCGGCACCCTCGACTTCGGCACCGGGGCCGCCGGCGACACCACCTTCACCCCGGTCGAGCTGCTGCTCGCGGCGCTCGGCGGCTGCACCGCGGTGGACGTGGACGTCGCGACCAGCCGGCACGCCGAGCCGTCCCGCTTCACCGTGTCGGTGGCCGGCACCAAGGTCGACGACGAGCTGGGCCAGCGGCTCACCGACCTCGCCGTCACCTTCCACGTGACCTTCCCCGACGGCGAGGGCGCGGAGCGGGCGCGGGCGATCCTGCCGCGCGCGGTACGGACGTCGCACGACCGGCTCTGCACGGTCAGCCGCACGGTGGAGGTCGGCACGCCGGTCGCGACGGCGGTCGAGGAGGGCTGA
- a CDS encoding MSMEG_1061 family FMN-dependent PPOX-type flavoprotein: MSRTIEANAPAGDGWAELTSRQELRELLGGQPHPVVVDKVHDRLTDDDLEMLGRAPFCLLATSDKHGNCDVSPRGDGPGFTHVVDAATLALPDRPGNRRGDSFHNILDNPHAGLLYLIPGSKDVLRVNGRVRILTDAPFFDALAEQGRRPALALLVEIEEIFRHCPQSLRRAGLWDPDSWGGR, translated from the coding sequence TTGTCCCGGACGATCGAAGCGAACGCGCCGGCCGGCGACGGCTGGGCCGAACTGACCTCACGTCAGGAGCTGCGCGAACTGCTCGGCGGACAGCCGCACCCGGTCGTCGTCGACAAGGTGCACGACCGGCTCACCGACGACGATCTGGAGATGCTCGGCCGGGCGCCGTTCTGCCTGCTGGCGACCTCCGACAAGCACGGCAACTGCGATGTCTCACCGCGCGGCGACGGGCCCGGCTTCACCCATGTCGTCGACGCGGCGACGCTCGCCCTGCCCGACCGGCCGGGCAACCGGCGCGGCGACAGCTTCCACAACATCCTGGACAACCCGCACGCGGGGCTGCTCTATCTGATCCCGGGCAGCAAGGACGTGCTGCGGGTCAACGGCCGGGTCCGCATCCTCACCGACGCGCCGTTCTTCGACGCCCTCGCCGAGCAGGGCAGGCGCCCGGCGCTCGCGCTGCTCGTGGAGATCGAGGAGATCTTCCGGCACTGCCCGCAGTCGCTGCGCCGCGCGGGGCTGTGGGACCCGGACTCCTGGGGCGGGCGCTGA
- a CDS encoding carbon-nitrogen hydrolase family protein, producing MRIALSQLTTGPEPEKNLGLIEEWTRRAADAGARVVVFPEASMACFGTPLAPLAEPLDGRWADGVREIAAATGTVVVAGMFTPAPEGRVANTLLATGPGVEASYDKIHLYDAFGFRESATVEPGSRIVTLDVDGVRLALATCYDVRFPELFRAHADAGALATLLAASWGAGPGKLDQWDLLVRARALDATLWVAAVDQAEPEHPKGTAPTGIGHSRVVGPDGTVRERAGARPELLIAELDTDEVASVRERTSVLANRRQELWR from the coding sequence GTGCGTATCGCCCTGAGCCAGCTCACCACCGGCCCCGAACCCGAGAAGAACCTCGGGCTCATCGAGGAGTGGACCCGCCGCGCCGCCGACGCGGGCGCCCGGGTGGTCGTCTTCCCCGAGGCGTCCATGGCCTGTTTCGGCACCCCGCTCGCGCCGCTCGCCGAACCCCTCGACGGCCGCTGGGCCGACGGCGTGCGGGAGATCGCCGCCGCCACCGGCACCGTCGTCGTCGCGGGCATGTTCACTCCGGCCCCCGAGGGCCGCGTCGCCAACACGCTGCTGGCGACCGGACCGGGCGTCGAGGCGTCCTACGACAAGATCCACCTCTACGACGCCTTCGGCTTCCGCGAGTCCGCGACGGTCGAGCCCGGCTCACGGATCGTCACCCTGGACGTGGACGGCGTCCGCCTCGCCCTCGCGACCTGCTACGACGTCCGGTTCCCCGAGCTGTTCCGGGCCCACGCGGACGCCGGTGCCCTCGCCACCCTGCTCGCCGCGTCCTGGGGCGCGGGCCCCGGCAAGCTCGACCAGTGGGACCTGCTGGTGCGCGCCCGCGCCCTGGACGCGACGCTCTGGGTCGCCGCCGTCGACCAGGCCGAGCCCGAGCACCCCAAGGGCACCGCCCCCACCGGCATCGGCCACAGCCGGGTCGTCGGACCGGACGGCACGGTACGGGAGCGCGCGGGCGCCCGCCCCGAACTGCTCATCGCCGAGCTGGACACGGACGAGGTCGCCTCGGTGCGCGAGCGGACCTCCGTGCTCGCCAACCGCCGCCAGGAGCTGTGGCGATGA
- a CDS encoding FecCD family ABC transporter permease → MLGRPEVRGAAARLSGLRARRRARFTTVCAALVLSVLAVFTLALCTGDLAVPVADVWSTLLGGGDAGTRFVVVELRLPRALLALLVGFCLGLSGALFQALLRNPLASPDVIGVGSGAAVAAVLASLVWGVSGLALSGAAFAGALVAGAAIYLLAWRHGVGGHRLVLIGVGVGAGLSSVVSYLMTRSEVTEAQQAFVWLAGSLNARSWPHFWPLLLASAVLVPLSFAASRAMPALQLGDGTAAGLGARVERDRLALLACATALTGVATAAAGPVGFVAFVAPPIARRLLPGHGAVLLPAALAGAALTAAADLLGQHLLPQTQLPVGIVTSVVGAPYLLWLLARAHRVGTGG, encoded by the coding sequence GTGCTCGGGCGCCCGGAGGTGAGGGGCGCCGCCGCGCGGCTGAGCGGGCTCCGCGCCCGTCGGCGGGCGCGCTTCACCACGGTCTGCGCGGCGCTGGTGCTGTCCGTGCTCGCGGTCTTCACCCTGGCCCTGTGCACCGGTGACCTCGCCGTCCCGGTGGCCGACGTCTGGTCCACGCTGCTGGGCGGCGGCGACGCGGGCACCCGCTTCGTGGTCGTCGAACTGCGGCTGCCGCGCGCCCTGTTGGCGCTGCTTGTCGGGTTCTGCCTGGGGCTGTCAGGAGCCCTGTTCCAGGCTCTGCTGCGCAACCCGCTGGCCAGCCCCGACGTCATCGGCGTCGGGTCCGGCGCCGCCGTGGCCGCCGTCCTCGCCTCCCTGGTCTGGGGCGTCAGCGGACTCGCCCTGTCCGGGGCCGCGTTCGCGGGCGCCCTGGTCGCGGGGGCCGCGATCTATCTGCTGGCCTGGCGCCACGGCGTGGGCGGCCACCGTCTCGTGCTGATCGGCGTGGGGGTGGGCGCGGGTCTCTCGAGCGTCGTCTCGTATCTGATGACCCGCTCCGAGGTCACCGAGGCGCAGCAGGCGTTCGTCTGGCTGGCGGGCAGCCTCAACGCCCGTTCCTGGCCGCACTTCTGGCCGCTGCTGCTGGCGTCGGCGGTACTCGTCCCGCTCTCCTTCGCGGCCTCCCGGGCGATGCCCGCGCTGCAACTGGGCGACGGCACGGCCGCCGGGCTCGGCGCCCGCGTCGAACGCGACCGGCTGGCCCTGCTCGCCTGCGCCACCGCGCTCACCGGGGTGGCGACGGCCGCCGCGGGGCCGGTCGGCTTCGTGGCGTTCGTCGCGCCGCCGATCGCCCGCCGGCTGCTGCCCGGCCACGGCGCGGTGCTGCTGCCGGCCGCGCTGGCCGGGGCGGCGCTGACGGCCGCGGCCGATCTGCTGGGCCAACACCTGCTGCCGCAGACCCAGTTGCCGGTCGGCATCGTCACCAGCGTGGTCGGCGCGCCCTATCTGCTGTGGCTGCTCGCCCGCGCCCACCGCGTCGGCACGGGTGGTTGA
- a CDS encoding ABC transporter ATP-binding protein, with protein MTAAHTLRASELSLGYGEREVVPRLDLTLPPGRITVVVGPNACGKSTLLRAMARLLPPTAGAVLLDGRDIRRTPTKQVAATLGVLPQSPVAPDAISVADLVGRGRYPHQGWFRRWTRADDEAVAAALLATDVLDLADRSVDELSGGQRQRVWIAMALAQETDVLLLDEPTTYLDISHQLDVLDLLTDLNRDRGVTLALVLHDLNLACRYADHLVAMKAGRIVAEGVPGDIVTEALVEEVFGLRSTVVPDPASGTPMVVPLGRHHITAPSV; from the coding sequence ATGACCGCAGCCCATACGCTCCGGGCCAGCGAGTTGAGCCTGGGCTACGGGGAGCGCGAGGTCGTCCCGCGGCTCGACCTGACGCTGCCGCCCGGCCGGATCACGGTCGTCGTCGGCCCCAACGCCTGTGGGAAGTCGACCCTGTTGCGGGCCATGGCCCGGCTGCTGCCGCCCACCGCGGGCGCCGTCCTGCTCGACGGGCGCGACATCCGGCGCACCCCCACGAAACAGGTGGCCGCCACGCTCGGGGTGCTGCCGCAGTCACCGGTGGCCCCCGACGCCATCTCGGTCGCCGACCTCGTCGGCCGGGGCCGCTATCCGCACCAGGGCTGGTTCCGCCGCTGGACGCGCGCCGACGACGAGGCGGTCGCCGCCGCGCTGCTCGCGACGGACGTCCTCGACCTGGCCGACCGGTCCGTCGACGAACTCTCCGGCGGCCAGCGCCAACGCGTCTGGATCGCCATGGCGCTCGCCCAGGAGACCGACGTGCTGCTCCTCGACGAGCCCACCACCTATCTCGACATCAGCCACCAGCTCGACGTCCTCGACCTGCTGACCGACCTCAACCGCGACCGGGGCGTCACCCTCGCCCTGGTCCTGCACGACCTCAACCTGGCCTGCCGGTACGCCGATCACCTGGTCGCCATGAAGGCGGGCCGCATCGTCGCCGAGGGCGTGCCGGGCGACATCGTCACCGAGGCCCTGGTCGAGGAGGTCTTCGGGCTGCGCTCGACGGTCGTCCCCGACCCGGCGTCCGGGACCCCGATGGTCGTCCCCCTCGGCCGCCACCACATCACCGCCCCGTCCGTCTGA
- a CDS encoding FecCD family ABC transporter permease yields MSTTTDAAPSTTARARRPGTAALGAGLALLALLLCAATALSLTVGSGQVSLHDVLHGVFTPDSAVRGQLVVHQVRLPRTLAGLLAGVALGLAGAVIQGLTRNPLADPGLLGVNAGAAVSVVFAISVLSLTEPGQYIWFGFLGACLAAVLVYGVGSLGREGATPVKLALAGAATTAVLSSVTSAMLLTDSRTFDQFRFWQVGALNGRDIDVLRQALPFVVIGVVLAQALGPRLNGLALGDDVARGLGQRLGVTRLCAALCVVLLCGAATAVAGPLGFVGLAVPHAARLLTGPDHRWLLPYSALLAPVLLLLADVLGRVVAPPGEVQVGVVTAAVGSVPFVLLVRRSARGAL; encoded by the coding sequence GTGAGCACGACGACGGACGCGGCGCCGAGCACCACTGCCCGAGCGCGCCGGCCGGGAACGGCGGCACTCGGCGCGGGCCTCGCGCTCCTCGCCCTCCTGCTGTGCGCGGCGACGGCGCTCAGCCTCACGGTCGGTTCGGGCCAGGTCTCCCTCCACGACGTGCTGCACGGCGTGTTCACCCCCGACAGCGCGGTGCGCGGCCAACTCGTGGTTCACCAGGTGCGGTTGCCGCGCACCCTGGCCGGACTGCTGGCCGGCGTGGCACTCGGGCTGGCCGGCGCCGTCATCCAGGGCCTGACCCGCAACCCGCTCGCCGACCCCGGCCTGCTCGGCGTCAACGCGGGCGCCGCCGTCTCGGTGGTCTTCGCGATCAGCGTCCTGTCCCTTACCGAGCCCGGCCAGTACATCTGGTTCGGCTTCCTCGGCGCCTGCCTGGCCGCGGTGCTGGTGTACGGCGTCGGCAGCCTCGGCAGGGAGGGCGCGACCCCGGTGAAGCTGGCCCTCGCGGGCGCCGCGACCACGGCCGTGCTCTCCTCCGTGACCAGCGCGATGCTCCTCACCGACAGCCGCACCTTCGACCAGTTCCGGTTCTGGCAGGTGGGCGCGCTCAACGGGCGTGACATCGATGTCCTGCGGCAGGCGCTGCCGTTCGTCGTGATCGGCGTCGTCCTCGCCCAGGCCCTCGGGCCGCGGCTCAACGGGCTCGCGCTCGGCGACGACGTGGCCCGCGGCCTCGGCCAGCGGCTGGGCGTCACCCGGCTCTGCGCGGCGCTCTGCGTGGTGCTGCTGTGCGGGGCCGCGACCGCCGTCGCGGGCCCGCTCGGCTTCGTCGGGCTCGCCGTGCCGCACGCGGCGCGGCTGCTGACCGGGCCCGACCACCGCTGGCTGCTGCCCTACAGCGCGCTGCTCGCGCCGGTCCTGCTGCTGCTCGCGGACGTCCTCGGGCGGGTGGTGGCACCGCCGGGCGAGGTGCAGGTGGGGGTGGTGACGGCGGCCGTCGGCTCTGTGCCGTTCGTGCTGCTGGTCCGCCGCTCGGCGCGGGGGGCGCTGTGA
- a CDS encoding MFS transporter, translating to MHDTPADLSKAPAARSGVRRAFAASLTGTALEWYDFAVYSAAAALVFGDQFFPSEDPLTGTLLAFSTYAVGYVSRPLGGFVFGRLGDVIGRKKVLIATLVLIGAATFLIGLLPGYATLGPVAPAALVLLRFAQGVGVGGEWGGAVLLSSEFGDPRRRGFYASAAQVGPPAGNLLANGVLAALGATLTEAQFESWGWRVAFLLSGVLVGFGLWIRAKLEETPVFKAMEAEKSRPEAPIREVFTTQPRALTAAILSRVGPDVLYAMFTVFVLTYATDHLGMSRGSALTAVLVGSSLQIFLIPLAGAVSDRINRRLLYGCSAVAAGVWPFLFFPMVSGGGWLALAAGVIVGLAIHSFLYGPQAAFIAEQFSPRLRYTGSSLAYTLAGIIGGAVAPLLFTALLSAYDSWVPLALYIAVTAVVTLTGVRLGRDADAAVAEDTALAAGAEAARSAEDPTPTN from the coding sequence ATGCACGACACCCCAGCGGACCTCTCGAAGGCGCCCGCAGCGCGCTCCGGAGTCCGCCGCGCCTTCGCCGCGAGCCTCACCGGCACAGCCCTCGAGTGGTACGACTTCGCCGTCTACTCGGCCGCCGCCGCCCTCGTCTTCGGCGACCAGTTCTTCCCCTCGGAGGACCCCCTCACCGGCACCCTCCTCGCCTTCTCGACCTACGCCGTCGGCTATGTCTCCCGCCCGCTCGGCGGCTTCGTCTTCGGCCGCCTCGGCGATGTGATCGGCCGCAAGAAGGTGCTGATCGCCACCCTGGTCCTGATCGGCGCCGCCACCTTCCTGATCGGCCTGCTGCCCGGCTACGCCACCCTCGGCCCGGTCGCGCCCGCCGCCCTGGTGCTGCTGCGGTTCGCGCAGGGCGTCGGGGTCGGCGGCGAGTGGGGCGGCGCCGTCCTGCTGTCCAGCGAGTTCGGCGACCCGCGCCGCCGCGGCTTCTACGCCTCCGCCGCCCAGGTCGGCCCGCCCGCGGGCAACCTGCTGGCCAACGGCGTACTCGCGGCGCTCGGCGCGACCCTCACCGAGGCCCAGTTCGAGTCCTGGGGGTGGCGGGTCGCGTTCCTGCTCTCCGGGGTCCTCGTAGGCTTCGGTCTGTGGATCAGGGCGAAGCTGGAGGAGACACCGGTCTTCAAGGCCATGGAGGCCGAGAAGTCCCGGCCCGAGGCGCCGATCCGCGAGGTGTTCACCACCCAGCCCCGCGCCCTGACCGCCGCGATCCTCAGCCGCGTCGGACCCGACGTGCTCTACGCGATGTTCACCGTCTTCGTCCTCACCTACGCCACCGACCACCTGGGCATGTCCCGGGGCTCGGCCCTCACCGCCGTCCTCGTCGGCTCGTCCCTCCAGATCTTCCTGATCCCGCTGGCAGGCGCGGTCTCGGACCGGATCAACCGCCGTCTGCTGTACGGCTGTTCGGCGGTCGCCGCCGGTGTGTGGCCGTTCCTGTTCTTCCCGATGGTGAGCGGCGGGGGATGGCTCGCGCTGGCCGCGGGCGTCATCGTCGGCCTCGCCATCCACTCCTTCCTCTACGGCCCGCAGGCCGCGTTCATCGCCGAGCAGTTCTCGCCCCGGCTGCGCTACACCGGTTCCTCGCTGGCCTACACGCTGGCCGGCATCATCGGCGGCGCGGTCGCCCCGCTGCTGTTCACGGCGCTGCTCAGCGCCTACGACAGCTGGGTGCCGCTCGCCCTGTACATCGCGGTGACGGCGGTCGTCACCCTCACCGGCGTCCGGCTCGGCCGGGACGCGGACGCGGCCGTCGCGGAGGACACCGCGCTCGCCGCCGGCGCCGAGGCCGCCCGGTCCGCCGAAGACCCGACGCCCACCAACTGA
- a CDS encoding GntR family transcriptional regulator, which produces MLSGREKAYAYLKDTVLTDPGMQGAFLSEQEIADRIGVSRTPIREALLLLAAEGLVELVPKRGARIAPLTGREITELMELRGIVERYAAQQLVAGDRIPVAELRALLDRQAGLTGPDQAREFIAVDHLFHSTLVSAVGNTLLDRHYEGLRSRQVRAGVVALFNRQGRQDAVLHEHGAILDALVSGDAQAACSAIDGHLESTLKVLLAG; this is translated from the coding sequence GTGCTGTCCGGTCGGGAGAAGGCCTACGCGTACCTCAAGGACACGGTACTGACCGACCCCGGGATGCAGGGGGCGTTCCTGTCCGAGCAGGAGATCGCCGACCGGATCGGCGTCTCCCGCACCCCGATCCGCGAGGCGCTGCTGCTGCTCGCCGCCGAGGGCCTGGTGGAGCTGGTGCCCAAGCGGGGTGCCCGGATCGCGCCGCTGACCGGCCGGGAGATCACCGAGCTGATGGAGCTGCGCGGGATCGTCGAGCGGTACGCGGCACAGCAGTTGGTGGCCGGTGACCGGATCCCGGTGGCGGAGCTGCGGGCGCTGCTCGACCGGCAGGCCGGACTGACCGGACCCGACCAGGCGCGGGAGTTCATCGCCGTCGACCACCTGTTCCACTCGACGCTGGTGTCGGCGGTCGGCAACACCTTGCTCGACCGCCACTACGAGGGGCTGCGCAGCCGTCAGGTCAGGGCGGGCGTGGTGGCCCTCTTCAACCGGCAGGGCCGCCAGGACGCCGTCCTGCACGAGCACGGCGCCATCCTGGACGCGCTCGTGTCGGGCGACGCCCAGGCGGCCTGCTCGGCGATCGACGGTCATCTGGAGTCAACGTTGAAGGTGCTGCTGGCGGGGTAG
- a CDS encoding siderophore-interacting protein, giving the protein MAKIHRLMPQHPRMFRAEVVRTERVSPSMHRVTVTGPELAEFPWLGYDHWFRLFFQLPHQETLRLPVVDGTRWWQPYLAIPEEERPHCANYTVADFRPQTAEMDIDFVVHRGPSGELEGGAAIWACGARPGDPLALLDQGVLFDCPPDASEVLVVADETGLPAATGILRSLPPGTVGRLIQEVPHPADRRPLTAPAGVSVTWIVRDDRASVPGAAALDELLRHTPADTSGYAFVVGESTLATEGRRHLRRAGLPKERIFFSGFWKHELRQAA; this is encoded by the coding sequence ATGGCGAAGATCCACAGGCTGATGCCCCAGCACCCCAGGATGTTCCGCGCCGAGGTCGTGCGTACCGAGCGCGTCTCCCCTTCCATGCACCGGGTGACCGTCACAGGTCCCGAACTCGCCGAGTTCCCGTGGCTGGGATACGACCACTGGTTCCGGCTGTTCTTCCAGCTCCCCCACCAGGAGACGCTGCGGCTGCCGGTGGTCGACGGCACCCGGTGGTGGCAGCCGTACCTGGCGATCCCCGAGGAGGAGCGCCCGCACTGCGCGAACTACACGGTGGCCGACTTCCGCCCGCAGACGGCGGAGATGGACATCGACTTCGTCGTGCACCGGGGCCCCTCGGGCGAGCTGGAGGGCGGCGCCGCGATCTGGGCGTGCGGCGCGCGGCCCGGTGACCCGCTGGCCCTCCTCGACCAGGGCGTCCTGTTCGACTGCCCGCCCGACGCCTCCGAGGTCCTCGTCGTCGCCGACGAGACCGGGCTGCCCGCCGCCACCGGCATCCTGCGGTCGCTGCCGCCCGGGACCGTGGGCCGGCTCATCCAGGAGGTCCCGCACCCCGCCGACCGGCGCCCGCTCACGGCACCGGCCGGGGTGAGCGTCACCTGGATCGTCCGGGACGACCGCGCGTCCGTGCCGGGCGCCGCCGCGCTCGACGAGCTGCTGCGGCACACGCCCGCCGACACCTCCGGGTACGCGTTCGTCGTCGGCGAGTCGACGCTGGCCACCGAGGGGCGCCGGCATCTGCGCCGGGCCGGGCTTCCGAAGGAACGAATCTTCTTCTCCGGCTTCTGGAAGCACGAGCTGCGCCAGGCCGCCTGA
- a CDS encoding cupin domain-containing protein, which translates to MTKPELEFHLPDGPWTATGPGVEEQVLAEDADAGSRTALIRWAPGTDSSPQGVARHPFWEEVYLVAGAMHDLTLDTAFTAGMYACRPPGMPHGPWRTERGVTMLVFTYGGTNDGDSADSGG; encoded by the coding sequence ATGACCAAGCCCGAGCTGGAGTTCCACCTCCCGGACGGCCCCTGGACGGCCACCGGGCCCGGCGTCGAGGAACAGGTGCTGGCCGAGGACGCCGACGCGGGCAGCAGGACCGCGCTGATCCGCTGGGCGCCCGGCACCGACAGCTCCCCGCAGGGCGTGGCCAGGCACCCCTTCTGGGAGGAGGTGTACCTGGTGGCGGGCGCGATGCACGACCTCACCCTGGACACCGCGTTCACGGCCGGCATGTACGCCTGCCGGCCACCGGGCATGCCGCACGGCCCGTGGCGGACGGAGCGGGGCGTCACGATGCTGGTCTTCACCTACGGCGGCACGAACGATGGGGACTCCGCCGACTCCGGCGGCTGA
- a CDS encoding DUF2848 domain-containing protein: MALLTFELPDGSTREVDVVQVLNAGYAGRSQDDVAAHVAELAELGVPGPSVTPALYPVSPYLAQQTGRVAAQHGRTSGEAEWALVVAGDGELLLTAACDHTDRDLEVHGVAWSKNAGPDVLARRAWRLADVESRIDELTLRAWVSHGGRESEIQRGTLAELLTPAYWVGVLRARGELVPGTVLISGTIPMAHGVDQFADGWRVELGDPATGDTIELAYDVRPMPEPIG, encoded by the coding sequence ATGGCTCTGCTGACCTTCGAACTGCCCGACGGCTCGACGCGCGAGGTCGATGTCGTCCAGGTACTGAACGCCGGATACGCCGGCCGCAGCCAGGACGACGTGGCCGCGCACGTCGCGGAGCTGGCCGAGCTGGGCGTGCCCGGACCCTCCGTGACGCCTGCCCTGTACCCCGTCTCCCCCTACCTCGCCCAGCAGACCGGGCGGGTCGCGGCGCAGCACGGGCGGACCTCGGGCGAGGCGGAGTGGGCGCTGGTGGTGGCGGGCGACGGCGAGCTGCTGCTGACCGCCGCCTGCGACCACACCGACCGCGACCTCGAGGTGCACGGGGTGGCCTGGAGCAAGAACGCGGGACCCGACGTCCTCGCGCGCCGCGCCTGGCGGCTGGCGGACGTCGAGTCCAGGATCGACGAACTGACCCTGCGCGCCTGGGTCTCGCACGGCGGCCGGGAGAGCGAGATCCAGCGCGGCACGCTCGCCGAACTGCTCACCCCGGCGTACTGGGTCGGCGTGCTGCGTGCCCGGGGCGAGCTGGTGCCGGGCACGGTGCTGATCTCCGGGACGATCCCGATGGCGCACGGGGTGGACCAGTTCGCCGACGGCTGGCGCGTGGAGCTGGGCGATCCGGCCACCGGCGACACCATCGAACTCGCCTATGACGTGCGGCCGATGCCGGAGCCGATCGGCTGA
- a CDS encoding iron-siderophore ABC transporter substrate-binding protein, with product MSLPSPTRRGRRPVRALAAALLLALLGTVTACGSSSDGTGSASSGASADSGAFPAKVATKFGTVTVPSRPARVVALGWGDAETALALGVQPVGQSDWLAFGGDGTGPWAKGRYDKSPQRIGTLEPEYEKIAALKPDLILDVKSSGDRTRYDTLSKMAPTIGVPKGSDQYKISWQKQTTMVSRALGLADEGRKLIAATEAKSAAAAKAHPEFKGRTITVGSRTSSGWGAYVQGTDRVNFVQALGFRNNPDVDAKAGASFSVDVSEENLQMLDADLVVMAPIGVKAAKISTDPLFTSLPAVKAGHSVVFEGDSVLSRAFATNSVLSVGYAVDHVVPLFAAALK from the coding sequence ATGTCACTGCCCTCCCCCACCCGGCGCGGACGCCGTCCCGTGCGCGCGCTGGCCGCCGCCCTGCTCCTGGCCCTGCTGGGCACGGTCACCGCGTGCGGCTCCTCGTCGGACGGCACCGGATCGGCGTCCTCCGGGGCCTCGGCCGACTCCGGGGCCTTCCCGGCGAAGGTCGCCACCAAGTTCGGTACCGTCACCGTCCCCTCGCGGCCCGCGCGGGTGGTGGCGCTCGGCTGGGGCGACGCCGAGACGGCGCTCGCGCTCGGAGTGCAGCCGGTCGGCCAGAGCGACTGGCTCGCCTTCGGCGGCGACGGCACGGGCCCCTGGGCGAAGGGCCGTTACGACAAGAGCCCGCAGAGGATCGGCACCCTGGAGCCCGAGTACGAGAAGATCGCGGCGCTGAAGCCCGATCTGATCCTGGACGTCAAGTCCAGTGGCGACCGGACGCGTTACGACACGCTCAGCAAGATGGCGCCGACCATCGGGGTGCCCAAGGGCAGCGACCAGTACAAGATCTCGTGGCAGAAGCAGACCACGATGGTCTCCCGGGCGCTGGGCCTCGCCGACGAGGGCAGGAAGCTGATCGCCGCCACCGAGGCGAAGTCCGCGGCCGCCGCGAAGGCGCACCCCGAGTTCAAGGGCAGGACCATCACCGTGGGTTCCCGCACCTCCAGCGGCTGGGGCGCCTATGTCCAGGGCACCGACCGGGTCAACTTCGTGCAGGCGCTGGGCTTCCGCAACAACCCGGACGTCGACGCGAAGGCGGGCGCCTCGTTCTCCGTCGACGTCTCGGAGGAGAACCTCCAGATGCTCGACGCCGACCTGGTCGTGATGGCGCCGATCGGCGTCAAGGCCGCCAAGATCTCCACCGATCCGCTGTTCACGTCGCTGCCCGCGGTGAAGGCGGGCCACTCGGTGGTCTTCGAGGGCGACAGCGTCCTCAGCAGGGCGTTCGCCACCAACTCCGTGCTCTCCGTGGGCTACGCGGTGGACCACGTCGTGCCGCTGTTCGCCGCGGCCCTGAAGTAG
- a CDS encoding universal stress protein, which yields MFQRILVAVDPSPARHSAVRLTGELARLAGAEVRVLHVIASAAALATVVPLEDDAEAKAVLDEAVATLHEQGVKVDGALANGLTTQIASTIAEAAEEFGADLIVLSPHQRGSVEALFNPRVSDAVAHASSAAILLAPKDPSDV from the coding sequence ATGTTCCAGCGCATCCTGGTCGCCGTCGACCCCAGCCCCGCCCGTCACTCCGCCGTCCGCCTCACCGGTGAGCTGGCCCGGCTGGCGGGCGCCGAGGTCCGCGTCCTGCACGTCATCGCCTCCGCCGCCGCGCTCGCCACCGTCGTCCCGCTGGAGGACGACGCCGAGGCGAAGGCCGTCCTGGACGAGGCGGTGGCCACCCTGCACGAGCAGGGCGTGAAGGTCGACGGCGCCCTGGCCAACGGCCTGACGACGCAGATCGCCTCGACGATCGCGGAGGCGGCCGAGGAGTTCGGCGCCGACCTCATCGTGCTGAGCCCGCATCAGCGCGGTTCCGTGGAGGCGCTGTTCAACCCGCGGGTCAGCGACGCCGTCGCGCACGCCAGCTCCGCCGCGATCCTGCTCGCCCCCAAGGACCCGTCGGACGTCTGA